A part of Acidobacteriota bacterium genomic DNA contains:
- a CDS encoding TonB-dependent receptor: MSTTIVKFPAALLLALLPALGFAQAQPPSPTGAVTGRVRDSLGGAIPGAVIRVVNESTNTAVQAVSSDQGTYEVTGLAPGAYRLEANLDGFETATGRFTILAGQTATLDVILLPSRISQTVVVTARRTEEAVQEVPIPVSVVGGDLVADAGAFNVNRLKEIVPTVQFYSTNPRNSAINIRGLGAPFGLTNDGLEPGVGLYIDGVFYARPAAATLDFLDVERIEVLRGPQGTLFGKNTTAGAINVTTRKPSFTPQGDFELNYGTYGYVQAKASITGPITKKIAGRLSFSGTQRDGLIFNVAKQDDVNDLNNLGVRGQMLATVSDGLILTVAADNTRQRPEGYTQVVAGVAPTLRAANRQWNAIASDLRYTPPSYNAFDRVTDIDTPLRSSQDMGGASANADWKVGRGLVTATVAWRYWNWDPSNDRDFIGLAVTPVSAAPSKQDQWTQEVRYAGDISPRLNVVFGVFNFRQGINSNPSFRQEQGAAAWRFLLTPNAAAATPGLLDGYGYDQFVDFSTVSSAAFGQLEWHVTDRLRILPGLRFNHDKKQVDFDQQIYGGLQTTNAALIALQRSVLAPQTYAANVAKNDVSGQFTVAYKASERAHAFATYAKSFKSVGLNLNGVPTDANNDPVLSAATVKPENVHHLEAGVKTEPLPGVTFNVTAFDTTIRDFQAQVVNANVGVLRGYLANAEKVRVRGVEFDGNAQIGRHVSLYGAGAYTDGKYVSFTDAPPPLEDTGGPQVKDISGSLLPGISKWALSLGGEVSAPGTFFGSTGVFFAAADASYRSSFSSSPSASKYLVIDGYSLLNTRVGFRWSDGWQIFVWARNVLDKDYFELLTAAPGNSGLFVGQPGDPRTAGIALRVTIGTARN, encoded by the coding sequence ATGTCGACGACGATCGTGAAGTTCCCGGCGGCGCTGTTGCTCGCGCTGCTGCCCGCGCTCGGGTTCGCCCAGGCGCAACCCCCTTCCCCCACCGGTGCCGTGACGGGCCGCGTGCGTGACTCGCTCGGCGGCGCGATTCCCGGCGCCGTCATCCGCGTCGTGAACGAATCGACGAACACGGCCGTTCAAGCCGTCAGCAGCGACCAGGGCACTTATGAAGTCACCGGGCTGGCACCTGGTGCCTACCGGCTCGAGGCGAATCTGGACGGCTTCGAAACGGCCACGGGACGGTTCACCATCCTGGCCGGCCAGACCGCCACACTCGACGTGATTCTGCTGCCGTCCCGCATTTCGCAGACCGTCGTGGTCACGGCGCGCCGCACCGAGGAGGCCGTCCAGGAAGTGCCGATCCCGGTGTCGGTCGTCGGCGGCGATCTCGTCGCGGACGCGGGCGCGTTCAACGTCAACCGCCTGAAAGAGATCGTGCCGACCGTGCAGTTCTACTCGACGAACCCAAGGAACTCGGCGATCAACATCCGCGGGCTCGGCGCGCCGTTCGGCCTGACGAACGACGGGCTGGAACCTGGTGTCGGTCTGTACATCGACGGCGTCTTCTATGCACGGCCCGCCGCCGCGACGCTCGACTTCCTCGACGTCGAGCGCATCGAGGTGCTCCGCGGCCCCCAGGGCACGCTGTTCGGCAAGAACACGACGGCTGGCGCCATCAACGTCACGACGCGCAAGCCGAGCTTCACGCCGCAAGGGGACTTCGAGCTGAACTACGGCACGTATGGGTACGTCCAGGCGAAAGCCTCGATCACCGGCCCGATCACGAAGAAGATCGCCGGCCGGCTGTCGTTCTCAGGAACGCAGCGCGACGGCCTCATCTTCAACGTCGCGAAGCAGGACGACGTGAACGATCTGAACAACCTCGGCGTCCGAGGCCAGATGCTGGCCACCGTTTCCGACGGCCTGATCCTCACGGTGGCGGCCGACAATACGCGTCAGCGCCCTGAAGGCTACACGCAGGTGGTGGCGGGCGTCGCGCCGACGCTCCGGGCCGCCAACCGACAGTGGAACGCCATCGCGTCGGACCTCCGGTACACGCCGCCGAGCTACAACGCGTTCGACCGGGTGACCGACATCGACACGCCGCTGCGGTCGAGTCAGGACATGGGCGGCGCCTCGGCCAACGCCGACTGGAAGGTCGGTCGCGGTCTCGTGACGGCGACCGTCGCGTGGCGCTACTGGAACTGGGATCCGTCCAACGACCGCGACTTCATCGGCCTGGCCGTGACGCCGGTTTCGGCCGCGCCGTCGAAACAGGACCAGTGGACGCAGGAAGTTCGATACGCCGGCGACATCTCGCCGCGTCTCAACGTGGTCTTCGGCGTGTTCAACTTCCGGCAGGGCATCAACTCCAATCCCTCGTTCCGGCAGGAGCAGGGTGCGGCAGCATGGCGGTTTCTGCTGACGCCGAATGCCGCCGCCGCGACGCCCGGCCTGCTCGACGGCTACGGCTACGACCAGTTCGTGGACTTCTCGACCGTCAGTTCGGCTGCGTTCGGCCAGCTCGAATGGCACGTCACCGACCGGCTGCGCATCCTGCCAGGGTTGCGCTTCAACCACGACAAGAAGCAGGTGGACTTCGACCAGCAGATCTACGGCGGCCTGCAGACGACGAACGCCGCGCTCATCGCGCTGCAGCGCTCGGTGCTGGCGCCGCAGACGTATGCCGCCAACGTGGCCAAGAACGACGTGTCGGGCCAGTTCACCGTGGCGTACAAGGCGAGCGAGCGCGCGCACGCTTTCGCCACCTACGCGAAGAGCTTCAAGTCGGTGGGCCTGAACCTCAACGGCGTTCCGACCGACGCCAACAACGACCCGGTCCTGTCGGCCGCGACGGTGAAGCCCGAGAACGTGCACCATCTCGAGGCGGGTGTGAAGACCGAGCCGCTGCCAGGCGTGACGTTCAACGTCACAGCGTTCGACACGACGATCCGCGACTTCCAGGCACAGGTCGTCAACGCGAACGTCGGCGTGCTGCGAGGTTATCTCGCCAACGCCGAGAAGGTCCGGGTGCGCGGCGTCGAATTCGACGGCAACGCGCAGATTGGCCGCCACGTCTCCCTCTATGGCGCCGGCGCCTACACGGACGGCAAGTACGTGTCGTTCACCGACGCCCCGCCCCCGCTCGAGGACACCGGCGGCCCGCAGGTCAAGGACATCTCCGGATCGCTCCTCCCCGGAATCTCGAAGTGGGCGCTCTCGCTCGGCGGCGAAGTGTCGGCTCCCGGCACGTTTTTCGGCAGCACGGGCGTGTTCTTCGCAGCCGCCGACGCCAGCTATCGATCCTCCTTCTCGTCGAGCCCGAGCGCGTCGAAGTACCTCGTGATCGACGGTTACTCGCTGCTCAACACGCGGGTCGGCTTCCGCTGGTCGGATGGATGGCAGATCTTCGTGTGGGCGCGCAACGTGCTCGACAAGGACTACTTCGAGCTGCTGACGGCGGCACCGGGCAACTCCGGTCTCTTCGTCGGTCAGCCGGGGGATCCACGCACCGCAGGGATCGCGCTGCGCGTGACGATCGGCACGGCGAGGAACTAG
- a CDS encoding sulfate ABC transporter ATP-binding protein, translating to MGIEVRNVTKTFGAFRSLDDVSFRVASGELVALLGPSGSGKTTLLRIIAGLERADRGTVLLEEEDATHRTAGDRGVGFVFQHYALFRHMTVFENVAFGLRVRPRSTRPSEDVIRRKVQELLELVQLDYLDSRYPRQLSGGQRQRVALARALAIEPKVLLLDEPFGALDAKVRLELRRWLRRLHEEIHLTSVFVTHDQEEALELADRIVVMNEGRIEQEGRPEDVFEHPATPFVMNFLGSVNIFHGRVESGQALLGPIALDYPDHADATARPAAGYARPHELDLSRSDDGGGLWATVTALHTTGGVVKLELSTDDAQVIQVHVGRDVFQALAPAIGERLYVTPRKLRVFLSAH from the coding sequence ATGGGGATCGAGGTCAGGAACGTGACGAAGACGTTCGGCGCCTTCCGGTCGCTCGACGACGTGAGCTTCCGCGTCGCGTCGGGCGAATTGGTGGCGCTGCTCGGTCCTTCGGGGTCCGGCAAGACCACCTTGCTGCGCATCATCGCCGGGTTGGAACGCGCCGATCGGGGCACCGTCCTGCTCGAGGAGGAGGACGCGACGCACCGCACGGCCGGCGACCGCGGCGTCGGATTCGTCTTCCAGCACTACGCGCTCTTCCGGCACATGACCGTCTTCGAGAACGTCGCGTTCGGCCTTCGCGTGCGGCCGCGATCCACACGCCCGTCCGAGGACGTCATCCGCCGGAAGGTGCAGGAACTGCTCGAGCTCGTGCAGCTCGACTACCTCGACAGCCGCTATCCCCGCCAACTGTCTGGCGGGCAGCGGCAGCGGGTCGCGCTCGCGCGGGCGCTCGCGATCGAGCCGAAGGTCCTGCTGCTCGACGAGCCATTCGGCGCCCTCGACGCGAAGGTGCGCCTCGAGCTGCGGCGCTGGCTCCGCCGCCTTCACGAGGAGATCCACCTCACCAGCGTGTTCGTCACGCACGATCAGGAGGAAGCCCTCGAGCTCGCCGACCGCATCGTCGTGATGAACGAAGGGCGGATTGAACAGGAGGGGCGTCCCGAAGACGTCTTCGAGCATCCTGCCACGCCGTTCGTGATGAACTTCCTCGGCAGCGTCAACATCTTCCATGGCCGGGTCGAGAGCGGGCAGGCGCTGCTCGGGCCGATCGCGCTCGACTACCCGGATCACGCCGACGCCACGGCCCGGCCGGCCGCGGGCTACGCCCGCCCGCACGAGCTCGACCTGAGCCGCAGCGACGATGGCGGCGGCCTGTGGGCCACCGTAACCGCCCTGCACACCACGGGCGGCGTCGTCAAACTCGAGCTGTCGACCGACGATGCCCAGGTGATTCAGGTGCACGTCGGCCGAGACGTCTTCCAGGCGCTCGCGCCCGCGATTGGCGAGCGGCTGTACGTCACGCCCCGCAAGCTGCGCGTGTTCCTGTCGGCACACTGA
- the cysW gene encoding sulfate ABC transporter permease subunit CysW: MAGHVHAHTSKLPPPARQLTEPAGLRRLLIGIVLVFLTLFLALPLASVFTEAFANGWDAYVAAITNPDALAALRLTLVAAAIAVPANLLFGLAAGWAIAKFRFPGRNLLITLIDLPFAVSPVISGMVFVLLVGRQGLLGPWLFEHDVKIVFAVPGIVLATVFVSFPFVAREIIPVMEATGTEEEEAARVLGAGGFQTFWRVTLPNIKWGLLYGVILCNARAMGEFGAVSVVSGKIRGLTNTLPLHVEVLYNEYNIQAAFAVASLLTLLALVTLVAKVLVERQLERALSSQDDTTLRKP; this comes from the coding sequence ATGGCGGGCCACGTCCACGCGCACACGTCGAAGCTGCCACCGCCGGCGCGGCAGCTCACCGAGCCGGCCGGCCTGCGGCGGCTGCTCATCGGGATCGTGCTCGTGTTCCTCACGCTGTTCCTGGCCCTGCCGCTGGCAAGCGTCTTCACGGAGGCGTTCGCGAATGGATGGGACGCCTACGTGGCGGCAATCACGAATCCCGACGCGCTGGCCGCGCTGCGATTGACACTGGTCGCTGCCGCGATCGCCGTGCCGGCCAACCTGCTGTTCGGCCTCGCCGCCGGATGGGCCATCGCGAAGTTCCGGTTTCCCGGCCGGAACCTCCTGATCACGCTGATCGATCTGCCCTTCGCGGTCTCGCCCGTGATCTCCGGCATGGTGTTCGTGCTGCTCGTCGGCCGGCAGGGGCTTCTCGGTCCGTGGCTGTTCGAGCACGATGTGAAGATCGTCTTCGCGGTGCCGGGGATCGTGCTGGCCACGGTCTTCGTCTCCTTCCCCTTCGTCGCCCGCGAGATCATTCCGGTGATGGAGGCGACGGGCACCGAGGAAGAAGAGGCGGCGCGCGTGCTCGGCGCCGGCGGATTCCAAACCTTCTGGCGCGTGACGCTGCCCAACATCAAGTGGGGACTGCTCTACGGCGTGATCCTCTGCAACGCCCGCGCGATGGGCGAATTCGGCGCCGTCTCCGTCGTGTCGGGCAAGATCCGCGGCCTGACGAACACGCTGCCGCTGCACGTGGAAGTGCTCTACAACGAATACAACATCCAAGCGGCGTTCGCGGTGGCCTCGCTCCTGACCTTGCTCGCGCTGGTGACGCTCGTGGCCAAGGTCCTCGTTGAACGCCAACTCGAGCGCGCGCTGTCGTCGCAGGACGACACGACCCTCCGGAAGCCGTAA
- the cysT gene encoding sulfate ABC transporter permease subunit CysT, which translates to MGFTLFYLGLIVLIPLSMLPLRSASMGWAAFREAVTDPRVVASYRLSLVASLTAAAVNAVFGALVAWVLVRYRFPGQRIVDALIDLPFALPTAVAGITLTGLYAPSGWLGRPLEAYGIKVAFTPLGITIALVFIGLPFVVRTLQPVIEDLDVAVEEAATSLGANRLTVLTKVILPYLVPAWLTGFALAFARAIGEYGSVVFISGNMPMQTEISPLIIITKLEQFDYAGATAVAVIMLSISFLLLLLINAIQHWSSRRLAH; encoded by the coding sequence ATGGGCTTCACCCTGTTCTATTTGGGGCTCATCGTGCTGATCCCGCTCTCGATGCTGCCGCTCCGCAGCGCCTCGATGGGCTGGGCGGCATTTCGCGAAGCGGTGACCGATCCGCGCGTCGTGGCGTCGTATCGGCTCAGCCTCGTGGCGTCGCTCACCGCCGCGGCCGTCAACGCGGTCTTCGGCGCACTCGTCGCCTGGGTGCTGGTCCGCTATCGGTTTCCCGGCCAGCGCATCGTCGACGCGCTGATCGACTTGCCCTTCGCCCTGCCGACCGCGGTCGCCGGCATCACGCTGACCGGCCTGTACGCGCCGAGCGGCTGGCTGGGCCGGCCTCTCGAGGCCTATGGCATCAAGGTGGCGTTCACGCCGCTCGGCATCACGATCGCGCTCGTGTTCATCGGCCTGCCATTCGTCGTTCGCACGCTGCAGCCGGTCATCGAGGACCTCGACGTCGCGGTGGAGGAAGCGGCCACGAGCCTTGGCGCGAACCGTCTGACGGTTCTGACCAAGGTCATCCTGCCCTACCTCGTGCCCGCGTGGCTGACCGGCTTCGCCCTTGCGTTCGCGCGGGCCATCGGCGAGTACGGGTCGGTCGTGTTCATCTCCGGCAACATGCCGATGCAGACCGAGATCTCGCCGCTCATCATCATCACCAAGCTCGAGCAGTTCGACTACGCGGGCGCCACGGCGGTCGCCGTGATCATGCTCTCGATCTCGTTCCTGCTGCTGCTCCTGATCAATGCGATCCAGCATTGGAGCAGCCGGCGCCTGGCGCACTGA
- a CDS encoding septum formation initiator family protein: MASPDEAAAVPRVNDRAAARRHLRRQLVRDRWRRYLSAGLAVALCTLLVNAIVGDNGYLAAVRLRAEEAELAAAVAGLRRENHRLQADAQRLRTDPAALEETARAELGLLRPGETLVVIRDAAPADTAGTGR, encoded by the coding sequence ATGGCGTCACCCGACGAAGCCGCTGCCGTGCCCCGCGTGAACGATCGCGCGGCTGCGCGGCGGCATCTGCGCCGTCAACTCGTCCGGGATCGGTGGCGGCGCTACCTCAGCGCCGGCCTCGCGGTCGCGCTCTGCACGCTGCTCGTGAACGCCATCGTGGGCGACAACGGCTACCTGGCGGCCGTGCGGCTCAGGGCGGAGGAGGCCGAGCTGGCGGCTGCCGTCGCGGGGCTGCGGCGGGAAAATCACCGGCTTCAGGCCGACGCGCAGCGGCTCAGAACCGATCCCGCTGCGCTCGAAGAGACCGCGCGTGCCGAGCTCGGCCTGCTGCGCCCCGGTGAAACGTTGGTCGTCATCCGCGACGCCGCACCCGCGGACACCGCCGGCACCGGCCGCTAG
- a CDS encoding divalent-cation tolerance protein CutA, whose product MSDFVLALTTVPKDFDASQLAQDIVGSGLAACVNILPAIRSIYTWKGVPQADDEQQLLIKTTSDQVDALWELLNDRHPYDVPEFLVVPVVDGSEEYLKWVGQNVGPKAES is encoded by the coding sequence ATGAGCGACTTCGTACTGGCCCTCACCACGGTGCCGAAGGACTTCGATGCCTCCCAGCTCGCCCAGGACATCGTCGGCAGCGGGCTTGCGGCGTGCGTGAACATCCTGCCGGCCATCCGATCGATCTACACGTGGAAAGGCGTCCCGCAAGCCGACGATGAGCAGCAGTTGCTGATCAAAACGACGTCGGATCAGGTCGATGCGCTCTGGGAGCTGCTCAACGATCGCCATCCGTACGACGTGCCCGAGTTCCTGGTCGTCCCGGTCGTGGACGGCAGCGAGGAGTACCTGAAATGGGTCGGCCAGAACGTCGGGCCGAAGGCGGAATCGTGA
- a CDS encoding metallophosphoesterase, with translation MRPVTAFDIVGDVHGCADELHTLLLQLGYAKSDDDGTWQAPSSRQLVFIGDLADRGPKNVLALTIAMDMVEDGAALWVPGNHDVQLQRWLEGADVPLLYGLDVTVQELARVTEGFRDRVRGTLQALPSHYVLDNGRLVVAHTGLPEALHGVESAEVRYLAAYGFLPGAADPPSDWTARHAWVASYAGEAAVVYGHTPQPRAAWVRNTIDIDTGCVYGGRLTALRWPEREIVEVPAQRAYAGPAVKKRPPAASTGDDPT, from the coding sequence GTGCGACCGGTCACGGCATTCGACATCGTCGGCGACGTTCACGGCTGCGCCGACGAACTGCACACCCTCTTGCTGCAACTCGGCTACGCCAAGAGCGATGACGACGGCACGTGGCAGGCGCCGTCGAGCCGGCAGCTCGTCTTCATCGGCGATCTCGCCGATCGCGGTCCCAAGAACGTCCTCGCGCTCACGATCGCGATGGACATGGTGGAGGACGGCGCCGCGCTCTGGGTACCGGGTAATCACGATGTCCAGCTCCAACGTTGGCTCGAAGGCGCCGACGTGCCGCTGCTGTACGGCCTGGACGTGACGGTTCAGGAGCTCGCCCGTGTCACCGAGGGTTTCCGCGACCGCGTCCGCGGCACGCTTCAGGCGCTGCCCAGCCACTACGTGCTCGACAACGGCCGGCTGGTCGTCGCGCACACGGGCCTGCCGGAGGCGCTGCACGGTGTGGAATCGGCGGAGGTCCGCTACCTCGCTGCCTACGGCTTTCTGCCTGGGGCCGCCGATCCGCCGTCGGACTGGACGGCTCGCCACGCGTGGGTCGCGAGCTATGCCGGAGAAGCGGCCGTCGTGTACGGCCACACGCCGCAGCCGCGAGCCGCCTGGGTTCGGAACACGATCGACATCGACACCGGCTGCGTGTACGGCGGCCGGCTCACCGCGCTGCGATGGCCGGAGCGGGAGATCGTGGAGGTGCCGGCGCAGCGCGCGTACGCGGGGCCGGCAGTCAAGAAACGACCGCCAGCCGCGTCAACCGGTGACGACCCGACCTGA
- a CDS encoding ABC transporter ATP-binding protein, with protein MSRVDAPVLTMDRVTKRFGGLTAVKDLSMAVPPGALYGLIGPNGAGKTTVFNLLTGVYVPTDGEILLDGRRVAGRKPYEIARLGMARTFQNIRLFPDMSVIENVMAARHLRGRQTMLDAVLGTRRHHAEEMDARAKALELLEIFHLDGVADEVATSLPYGSQRRLEIARALATEPRVLLLDEPAAGMNPQEARELMDLIRWLRDRWQLTIVLVEHNMKVVMGICETVQVIDHGEAIAIGTPEEIQRNPDVIEAYLGGG; from the coding sequence TGACGAAGCGGTTCGGCGGCCTGACCGCCGTCAAGGACCTGTCGATGGCGGTCCCGCCGGGCGCGTTGTACGGCTTGATCGGTCCCAACGGCGCCGGCAAGACGACGGTGTTCAACCTGCTGACCGGCGTGTACGTGCCGACCGACGGCGAGATTCTCCTCGATGGACGCCGGGTGGCAGGACGCAAACCGTACGAGATCGCACGGCTCGGCATGGCGCGGACGTTTCAGAACATCCGCCTGTTCCCCGACATGAGCGTCATCGAGAACGTCATGGCCGCGCGCCACCTGCGCGGCCGCCAGACAATGCTCGACGCCGTCCTGGGCACGCGACGGCATCACGCGGAGGAAATGGACGCGCGGGCCAAGGCCCTGGAGCTGCTGGAGATCTTCCACCTCGACGGCGTCGCCGACGAGGTGGCGACGAGCCTGCCGTACGGCAGCCAGCGCCGGCTCGAGATCGCCCGGGCGCTCGCGACCGAGCCGCGCGTGCTGCTGCTCGACGAGCCGGCCGCGGGAATGAACCCGCAGGAAGCTCGCGAGCTCATGGATCTCATCCGGTGGCTGCGCGATCGGTGGCAGCTCACGATCGTGCTCGTCGAGCACAACATGAAGGTCGTCATGGGAATCTGCGAGACCGTTCAGGTGATCGACCACGGCGAGGCGATCGCGATCGGCACACCCGAGGAGATCCAGCGGAATCCCGACGTCATCGAGGCGTACCTTGGCGGTGGCTGA
- a CDS encoding sulfate ABC transporter substrate-binding protein, whose translation MVISTVTRLMMLTLAGVLTAALAGAQSLLNVSYDPTRELYAQINAAFSRYWEGKTRQKITVQQSHGGSGAQARAVADGLDADVVTLALAYDIDAIQRAGLINSAAWQTRLPLNSAPYTSTIVFVVRKGNPKGIKDWNDLVKPGVSVITPNPKTSGGARWNYLAAWEYAKRQPGGNDTKAREFVAALYRNVPVLDSGARGATTTFIQRKIGDVLLAWENEAFLALDEAKGQVEIVAPSISILAEPPVAIVDKVVDKKGTRAVAQAYLDFLYTPEAQEIIAKHHYRPRNAEVVKKYLSTFAPITLFTIDEAFGGWQQAQKTHFADRGTFDQIYQPGRR comes from the coding sequence ATGGTGATCTCCACAGTGACACGGCTCATGATGCTGACCCTTGCCGGGGTCCTGACGGCCGCCCTCGCGGGCGCGCAGTCGCTGCTGAACGTCTCGTACGACCCGACGCGGGAGCTGTACGCGCAGATCAACGCTGCCTTCAGCCGCTACTGGGAGGGCAAGACCCGGCAGAAGATCACGGTGCAGCAGTCGCACGGGGGCTCGGGGGCGCAGGCGCGCGCGGTGGCCGACGGCCTCGATGCCGACGTCGTCACGCTCGCCCTCGCGTACGACATCGACGCGATCCAGCGGGCCGGCCTCATCAACAGCGCCGCCTGGCAGACGCGCCTGCCGCTCAACAGCGCACCCTACACCTCGACCATCGTGTTCGTCGTCCGCAAGGGCAACCCGAAAGGCATCAAGGACTGGAACGACCTGGTGAAGCCGGGCGTCAGCGTCATCACGCCGAATCCGAAGACCTCCGGCGGCGCGCGCTGGAACTACCTGGCGGCCTGGGAATACGCGAAGCGTCAGCCTGGCGGAAACGACACGAAGGCCCGCGAGTTCGTCGCGGCCCTGTACCGCAACGTGCCGGTGCTCGACTCCGGCGCGCGCGGCGCCACCACGACCTTCATCCAACGGAAGATCGGCGACGTGCTGCTGGCCTGGGAAAACGAAGCCTTTCTGGCGCTCGACGAAGCCAAGGGCCAGGTCGAGATCGTTGCGCCGTCGATCAGCATCCTCGCCGAGCCACCGGTCGCCATCGTCGACAAGGTCGTCGACAAGAAGGGCACGCGCGCGGTCGCGCAGGCGTACCTCGACTTCCTCTACACGCCGGAAGCCCAGGAGATCATCGCGAAGCACCACTACCGGCCGCGCAACGCCGAGGTCGTGAAGAAATACCTCTCGACCTTCGCGCCCATCACGCTCTTCACCATCGACGAAGCGTTCGGCGGCTGGCAACAGGCGCAGAAGACGCACTTCGCCGACCGCGGCACGTTCGATCAGATTTACCAGCCGGGCCGTCGTTGA
- a CDS encoding ABC transporter ATP-binding protein, which translates to MLALEHVDVFYGGIHALRDVSLVVHPGEVVTLIGANGAGKTTTLRAITGLVPARQGRILVDGDDVTGVPAHALVSRGVSMSPEGRGVFANLTVLENLEMGAYLVRDRARITADIEHAFTLFPRLRERQKQRAGTLSGGEQQMLAMARALMSRPKLLLLDEPSLGLAPIVCQTIFATIDEIKAAGVTVLLVEQNARAALKHSDRSYVLETGAIILEGSAAEVADNPRVRAAYLGE; encoded by the coding sequence ATTCTCGCGCTCGAGCACGTGGATGTGTTCTACGGCGGCATCCACGCCCTCCGGGACGTGTCGCTCGTCGTCCATCCCGGCGAGGTCGTCACGCTCATCGGCGCGAACGGGGCGGGGAAGACGACGACGCTGCGGGCCATCACCGGGCTGGTGCCGGCCCGGCAGGGGCGCATTCTCGTCGATGGCGACGACGTGACCGGCGTGCCGGCGCACGCGCTCGTCTCCCGCGGCGTGTCGATGTCGCCAGAAGGCCGGGGCGTGTTCGCCAACCTCACCGTGCTCGAGAACCTCGAGATGGGCGCCTATCTCGTCCGCGATCGCGCCCGGATCACAGCCGACATCGAGCACGCGTTCACGCTCTTCCCGCGCCTGCGCGAACGGCAGAAGCAGCGGGCCGGCACGCTCTCGGGCGGCGAGCAGCAGATGCTCGCCATGGCACGGGCGCTGATGTCGCGGCCGAAGCTCCTGCTGCTCGATGAGCCATCGCTCGGCCTGGCGCCCATCGTGTGCCAGACCATCTTCGCGACGATCGACGAGATCAAAGCGGCCGGCGTCACGGTCCTGCTGGTCGAGCAGAACGCGCGAGCCGCCCTCAAGCACTCCGACCGCAGCTACGTGCTCGAAACCGGCGCGATCATCCTCGAAGGCTCGGCCGCCGAGGTGGCCGACAATCCCCGTGTGCGCGCGGCGTATCTCGGAGAGTGA
- a CDS encoding DedA family protein has protein sequence MSTLIDLFLHLDEHLLEFVGTYGAWVYGLLFAIIFAETGLVVTPFLPGDSLLFACGALGQVGVLNLPLTAGLLFAAAVAGDAVNYAVGRRAGPRVFSAHDTDSRLHRLLNREHLTKAHAFFERYGGKAVVLGRFVPIVRTFVPFVAGAASMTPSAFVFYNVTGAALWVGLCVGAGVLFGNIPVVRDNFSLVTIGIVFVSVLPIAIEIIRNRRRSNPTAA, from the coding sequence TTGTCCACGCTCATCGACCTGTTCCTCCATCTCGACGAACACCTGCTGGAGTTCGTGGGCACGTACGGAGCCTGGGTGTACGGCCTCCTCTTCGCGATCATCTTCGCGGAGACGGGCCTGGTCGTCACGCCGTTCCTCCCCGGCGATTCGCTGCTGTTCGCCTGCGGCGCGCTCGGGCAGGTCGGCGTGCTGAACCTGCCGCTGACGGCGGGCCTGCTGTTTGCCGCGGCCGTCGCGGGTGACGCGGTGAACTACGCCGTCGGCCGCCGGGCGGGACCGCGCGTGTTCAGCGCGCACGACACGGACAGCCGTCTCCACCGGCTGCTCAACCGCGAGCACCTCACGAAAGCCCATGCGTTCTTCGAACGCTACGGCGGCAAGGCCGTCGTGCTCGGCCGCTTCGTGCCAATCGTGCGGACGTTCGTGCCGTTCGTCGCCGGCGCCGCCAGCATGACGCCCTCGGCGTTCGTCTTCTACAACGTCACGGGTGCCGCGCTGTGGGTGGGCCTCTGCGTGGGCGCCGGTGTGCTGTTCGGCAACATTCCCGTGGTCCGGGACAACTTCTCGCTCGTCACGATCGGCATCGTCTTCGTCTCGGTGCTCCCGATCGCGATCGAGATCATCCGCAACCGGCGCCGATCGAATCCGACGGCGGCGTAG
- a CDS encoding Rrf2 family transcriptional regulator, with the protein MLTRKSKYGIKAVLALAERQGGQPVLIADVAAKHRIPMKFLQAILLDLKRHGILQSKKGKGGGYFLRRDPHDITVGEVIRVLDGPLALVPCVSQTAYHRCEECVDEATCRVRWIMREVRDATAGILDRTSLAELNARGRATPRRRTAARGRAGNSLLTR; encoded by the coding sequence ATGCTCACGAGAAAATCCAAGTACGGCATCAAGGCGGTGCTCGCGCTCGCCGAACGGCAAGGCGGCCAACCGGTGCTCATCGCCGACGTCGCGGCGAAGCACCGGATTCCGATGAAGTTCCTGCAGGCGATTCTGCTCGACCTGAAGCGCCACGGCATCCTGCAGAGCAAGAAGGGCAAGGGGGGCGGCTACTTCCTGCGCCGCGATCCTCACGACATCACGGTCGGCGAGGTGATCCGCGTGCTGGACGGCCCGCTCGCCCTCGTCCCCTGCGTCAGCCAAACGGCCTACCACCGCTGCGAGGAGTGCGTGGACGAAGCCACGTGCCGCGTGCGCTGGATCATGCGCGAAGTGCGAGACGCCACGGCCGGCATTCTCGACCGCACGTCGCTGGCGGAGCTGAACGCGCGCGGCCGTGCGACGCCGCGGCGCCGCACGGCGGCCCGCGGTCGAGCCGGCAATAGTCTATTGACACGATAG